A part of Legionella sainthelensi genomic DNA contains:
- the yacG gene encoding DNA gyrase inhibitor YacG gives MNTDQKITCPTCQKQNTWCPDNPFRPFCSDRCKLIDLGEWANESRKIPGNTTDPMRPSDTNALQEELGDNFL, from the coding sequence ATGAACACAGATCAAAAAATCACCTGCCCAACATGCCAAAAACAAAATACCTGGTGCCCAGATAACCCATTCAGACCTTTTTGTTCTGACCGCTGCAAACTCATTGATCTAGGTGAGTGGGCGAATGAATCCCGAAAAATTCCTGGAAATACTACTGATCCAATGCGTCCATCGGATACTAATGCGCTCCAAGAAGAGTTGGGTGATAATTTCCTCTAA
- a CDS encoding RtcB family protein — translation MDLNLLEKISDFEWQIPKHGKMRVPGFIFASEDLLRDMDMKVYEQLSRVATLPGIVGGSYAMPDAHWGYGFPIGGVAAFDPEHEGVVSAGGVGFDISCGVRLLSTGLKREEFEPYKEQMANALFTHIPAGVGSKSRINLTMKQMDDMLRGGAVWAVKQGYGDKEDLERIEDYGRVDGALPAHVSEHAKKRQKNEMGTLGSGNHYLEIQEVKKIYCDKTATAFGLAQGDVVVSIHCGSRGLGHQIGTDFLRSMLIDAQQRGIQLIDRELACAPIRSSMGERYLGAMRAGINCALANREIITHFMREVFQDEMPGTKIRLIYDVSHNTCKEETHQIEGKSKRLFVHRKGATRAFGPGHPQLTASFRHVGQPVIIGGSMGTASYVLAGTTNAENKSFGSACHGAGRAMSRHQATKQWQGQDIIKQLAQQGILIRSSSYRGVAEEAPGAYKNVDLVVDAAQDSGLTKKVARLIPIVCVKG, via the coding sequence ATGGACTTAAATTTATTGGAAAAAATCAGCGATTTTGAATGGCAGATTCCCAAGCACGGTAAAATGAGGGTACCCGGATTTATTTTTGCTTCGGAAGACTTATTGCGCGATATGGATATGAAGGTTTATGAACAACTGTCTCGTGTGGCCACATTACCTGGAATTGTTGGTGGCTCATATGCTATGCCTGATGCTCATTGGGGATATGGATTTCCTATTGGCGGCGTCGCGGCATTTGATCCTGAGCATGAAGGAGTGGTATCCGCAGGAGGAGTTGGTTTTGATATTTCGTGTGGTGTAAGACTCTTAAGCACTGGTCTTAAACGGGAAGAATTTGAACCTTACAAAGAACAAATGGCGAATGCTTTATTTACGCATATTCCAGCCGGTGTAGGCAGCAAAAGCCGTATTAATCTGACAATGAAACAAATGGATGATATGTTACGTGGCGGCGCTGTTTGGGCGGTCAAGCAAGGATACGGAGATAAGGAAGATTTAGAACGTATTGAAGATTATGGTCGCGTTGATGGGGCATTACCAGCGCATGTTTCAGAACATGCAAAAAAACGTCAAAAAAATGAAATGGGTACTTTAGGATCCGGTAACCATTACTTAGAAATTCAGGAAGTAAAAAAAATATATTGTGACAAAACTGCGACAGCATTTGGTTTAGCTCAGGGCGACGTGGTGGTAAGTATTCATTGCGGTTCGCGCGGCTTAGGCCATCAAATAGGAACTGATTTTCTACGTTCCATGTTAATTGATGCGCAACAACGCGGGATTCAACTCATTGATCGTGAACTCGCTTGTGCACCTATTCGTTCGTCTATGGGGGAGCGTTATTTAGGGGCAATGCGCGCCGGAATTAATTGTGCCTTAGCAAACCGTGAAATCATTACCCATTTTATGCGAGAAGTTTTTCAAGATGAAATGCCTGGCACCAAAATAAGACTTATCTATGATGTTTCTCATAATACCTGTAAGGAAGAAACGCATCAAATAGAAGGCAAATCAAAACGTTTGTTTGTGCATCGTAAAGGTGCTACACGGGCTTTTGGACCAGGTCATCCTCAATTAACTGCTTCTTTTAGGCATGTAGGTCAACCCGTCATTATTGGGGGCAGTATGGGAACCGCCTCTTATGTTTTAGCAGGAACAACAAATGCCGAAAATAAGTCTTTTGGTTCAGCCTGTCATGGTGCTGGACGTGCTATGAGTCGACATCAGGCAACAAAACAATGGCAAGGGCAAGATATCATCAAGCAATTAGCCCAACAAGGCATTTTGATTCGCAGCAGTTCCTATCGTGGAGTAGCAGAAGAAGCTCCAGGGGCTTATAAAAATGTGGATCTTGTTGTTGATGCAGCCCAAGACTCCGGCTTAACTAAGAAAGTAGCCAGATTAATACCTATTGTTTGCGTGAAAGGCTAA
- a CDS encoding archease, which produces MIAQKKWAHFSHESDIGVRGCGSTLSEAFAMGALALTHVITHQLIQPLKKVHISCEAPSQEILFVDWLNAIIYNMAIHEMLFSQFDVTIKGLKLAAVVTGEQVDSVRHQPAVEVKGATFTELKVYQSNQTWIAQCVVDV; this is translated from the coding sequence TTGATTGCTCAAAAAAAATGGGCGCATTTCTCTCATGAATCAGATATCGGTGTGCGAGGGTGTGGTTCTACTTTATCTGAGGCATTTGCCATGGGAGCTCTGGCATTAACTCATGTCATTACTCATCAATTAATTCAACCGCTTAAAAAGGTTCACATAAGCTGCGAAGCTCCCAGTCAAGAGATTTTATTCGTTGACTGGTTGAATGCCATTATTTACAACATGGCAATCCATGAGATGCTTTTTAGCCAGTTTGATGTCACGATTAAAGGACTAAAATTAGCTGCTGTAGTGACAGGAGAGCAAGTGGATAGTGTTCGGCATCAACCCGCAGTGGAAGTTAAAGGAGCTACCTTTACCGAATTAAAAGTTTATCAAAGTAATCAAACTTGGATAGCACAATGCGTTGTTGATGTATAA
- a CDS encoding sensor domain-containing diguanylate cyclase, with protein MPPETAVDNITLLKQVIETQSILARARFDLQAFMQLVANEMHELTPATGTVIELVEGNFMVYKAVTGTVTNYHDLKLPITNSISGLCIVENRVLISPDTEKDPRVNLEACKKVSARSLVVAPLVYSDNPVGVIKILSKHPNAFHELHVKILELMAGFIASGLKHQLLFQEKLSAIKKLKKAQERLSHMAKHDFLTKLPNRKFFVSVLSRSMEKAKRNKQLIALMYLDIDHFKWINDNLGHNMGDKLLVKFATFLKKNVRKYDLVVRLGGDEFVILFDDLNEEVDAVKIAEKIITNLNLDPFFNSNELKVSTSIGISFYRGEPLNPNELVKQADEALYLAKSKGKNGYMIFK; from the coding sequence ATGCCTCCGGAAACCGCTGTTGATAATATAACCTTATTAAAACAAGTTATTGAAACTCAAAGTATTCTAGCCAGGGCTCGCTTCGATCTCCAAGCTTTTATGCAACTAGTAGCCAATGAAATGCATGAGCTTACCCCAGCAACAGGAACAGTGATTGAGTTGGTAGAGGGTAATTTTATGGTCTATAAAGCGGTGACTGGCACTGTTACAAACTACCATGATCTTAAATTGCCAATCACTAACAGTATTTCAGGACTTTGTATTGTCGAAAACCGAGTTTTAATTTCTCCAGATACAGAAAAGGACCCTCGAGTAAATTTAGAAGCATGTAAAAAAGTATCTGCTCGCTCTTTAGTCGTCGCGCCATTAGTTTATTCTGACAACCCAGTTGGGGTAATAAAAATTCTTTCGAAACATCCTAATGCGTTTCATGAATTACATGTAAAAATTTTGGAACTTATGGCAGGGTTCATCGCCTCAGGATTAAAACATCAGCTTTTATTTCAAGAAAAACTAAGTGCTATTAAGAAGTTAAAAAAAGCGCAAGAGCGTTTATCTCACATGGCAAAACATGATTTTTTAACAAAATTACCTAACAGAAAGTTTTTTGTTAGTGTTTTGAGTCGGTCTATGGAAAAAGCCAAACGTAATAAGCAATTAATTGCTTTGATGTATTTAGATATAGATCATTTTAAATGGATTAATGACAATTTAGGGCACAACATGGGCGATAAATTATTAGTTAAATTCGCTACTTTCCTGAAAAAAAACGTTCGTAAATATGATTTAGTAGTTCGTCTGGGCGGAGATGAATTTGTTATATTATTTGATGACCTCAACGAGGAAGTGGATGCTGTTAAAATAGCAGAAAAAATCATCACTAATTTAAATCTAGATCCGTTTTTTAATAGCAATGAACTTAAAGTTTCTACAAGTATCGGTATTTCATTTTATCGTGGGGAACCACTCAACCCGAACGAATTGGTAAAACAAGCTGATGAAGCATTATATTTGGCAAAATCGAAAGGAAAAAATGGTTATATGATTTTTAAATAA